Proteins from a genomic interval of Arvicola amphibius chromosome 10, mArvAmp1.2, whole genome shotgun sequence:
- the Nit2 gene encoding omega-amidase NIT2 has translation MATFRLALIQLHVSSIKSDNVSRACSLVREAAKQGAKVVSLPECFNSPYGTNYFPEYAEKIPGESTQKLAETAKENSIYLIGGSIPEEDAGKLYNTCAVFGPDGRLLVKHRKIHLFDIDVPGKITFQESKTLSPGDSLSTFDTPYCRVGLGICYDMRFAELAQIYAQRGCQLLVYPGAFNLTTGPAHWELLQRARAVDNQVYVATASPARDDKASYVAWGHSTVVDPWGQVLTKAGTEEMILYSDIDLKRLAEVRQQIPISKQKRADLYAVEAKKP, from the exons ATGGCTA CTTTCCGATTGGCCCTCATCCAGCTTCACGTTTCTTCCATTAAATCAGATAATGTTTCCCGGGCTTGTAGCCTAGTACGGGAGGCAGCAAAACAAGGTGCCAAAGTAGTCTCCCTGCCG GAGTGCTTTAATTCTCCATATGGAACAAACTACTTTCCTGAATACGCAGAGAAGATTCCTGGTGAGTCCACGCAGAAGCTTGCCGAAACAGCGAAGGAGAATAGCATTTATCTCATCGGAG GCTCCATCCCTGAAGAGGATGCCGGGAAACTGTATAACACCTGTGCTGTGTTTGGGCCTGATGGGCGTTTATTGGTAAAGCACAGAAAG ATCCATCTGTTTGACATCGATGTTCCTGGGAAAATTACATTTCAAGAATCTAAAACATTGAGTCCTGGTGATAGTCTCTCCACATTTGATACTC CTTACTGCAGAGTGGGCCTGGGCATCTGCTACGATATGCGCTTTGCAGAGCTGGCACAAATCTACGCGCAGAGAG GCTGTCAGCTCTTGGTGTATCCTGGAGCATTCAATTTGACCACTGGACCAGCCCACTGGGAGTTGCTCCAGCGAGCCCG GGCTGTTGATAATCAGGTGTATGTGGCTACAGCCTCTCCTGCCCGGGATGACAAAGCCTCGTATGTGGCCTGGGGACACAGCACTGTTGTGGATCCTTG GGGACAGGTCCTAACCAAAGCTGGCACTGAGGAAATGATCCTGTACTCAGACATAG ACCTGAAGAGGCTGGCTGAAGTTCGGCAGCAAATCcccatttcaaaacagaaaagagcagacctttATGCAGTGGAGGCAAAGAAGCCCTGA